One window of the Thermococcus sp. P6 genome contains the following:
- the rpmC gene encoding 50S ribosomal protein L29: MKPSEIREMSIEEIEKKIRELRMELAKERGVLTMGASLENPMVIRNLRRDIARLLTIKKEKLEEKR; encoded by the coding sequence ATGAAGCCGAGTGAGATCAGGGAAATGAGCATCGAGGAAATCGAGAAAAAGATCAGGGAACTCAGAATGGAGCTCGCCAAGGAGAGGGGTGTGCTCACCATGGGGGCCTCTCTGGAGAACCCCATGGTCATCCGGAACCTCAGGCGCGACATAGCGCGCCTGCTTACCATAAAAAAGGAGAAGCTTGAGGAGAAAAGGTGA
- the yciH gene encoding stress response translation initiation inhibitor YciH, translating into MVPRIVNPLDEMLFKEVLKEQQKIRVYIEKARYGKLKTIIEGIDEKEFDLESIAKKLKAKLACGGTVKKGRIELQGDHRERVRKLLGDLGFSTDMIEVE; encoded by the coding sequence TTGGTGCCCAGAATCGTTAACCCTCTGGATGAGATGCTCTTTAAGGAAGTGCTGAAGGAACAGCAGAAGATCCGGGTTTACATAGAAAAAGCCCGCTACGGAAAGCTTAAAACCATAATCGAAGGTATAGACGAGAAGGAGTTCGACCTCGAAAGCATAGCCAAAAAACTGAAGGCGAAGCTGGCATGCGGCGGAACGGTAAAGAAGGGCAGGATAGAACTTCAGGGAGACCACAGAGAAAGGGTCAGGAAGTTGCTCGGAGACCTTGGATTTTCCACGGACATGATAGAGGTCGAGTGA
- a CDS encoding ribonuclease P protein component 1, whose translation MRRNGKEGQDRTSGRPQRKGQEVARRPWIFHGHDRGRVNRGNIVWSELIGLKAKIIRASHPELVGIEGYVLDETRNTLTIGGERVWIIPKDVVWLEFEADDRKIRINGKELIGRPEMRLKKRWRK comes from the coding sequence ATGCGGCGGAACGGTAAAGAAGGGCAGGATAGAACTTCAGGGAGACCACAGAGAAAGGGTCAGGAAGTTGCTCGGAGACCTTGGATTTTCCACGGACATGATAGAGGTCGAGTGAACCGGGGAAACATCGTCTGGAGCGAGCTCATAGGCCTGAAAGCAAAAATTATAAGGGCATCCCATCCAGAGCTGGTTGGCATCGAGGGCTATGTCCTTGACGAGACGAGGAACACCCTGACCATCGGTGGTGAAAGGGTTTGGATCATTCCAAAGGACGTGGTTTGGCTCGAATTTGAAGCTGACGATAGAAAGATCCGGATCAATGGAAAAGAGCTGATTGGAAGGCCTGAGATGAGGTTGAAGAAGAGGTGGCGAAAATGA
- a CDS encoding 30S ribosomal protein S17 translates to MREIGLKVQPPAEKCDDPNCPWHGHLRIHGRYFEGTVVSDKGKKTVVVERQHYHYLKKYERYELRRSRIHAHNPECIDAKVGDRVLIAETRPISKTKSWVVVGITKRAGER, encoded by the coding sequence ATGAGAGAGATAGGATTGAAGGTTCAGCCTCCAGCTGAGAAGTGCGACGACCCGAACTGCCCCTGGCACGGGCACCTCAGGATACACGGAAGGTATTTCGAGGGAACCGTCGTCAGCGATAAGGGCAAGAAGACCGTCGTTGTGGAGAGGCAGCACTATCATTACCTCAAGAAGTACGAGAGGTACGAGCTCAGGAGGAGCAGGATTCACGCGCACAACCCCGAGTGCATAGACGCAAAGGTCGGTGACAGGGTTCTCATCGCCGAGACCAGACCGATAAGCAAGACCAAGAGCTGGGTTGTGGTTGGGATCACCAAGAGGGCCGGCGAGAGGTGA
- a CDS encoding 50S ribosomal protein L14 translates to MAKKGAGSTRGLSPVRPTRALPIGAYLKVADNSGAKVVQIIGVVGYKGTRRRLASAGVGDMVIATVKKGRPDIRHQVVRAVVVRQRKEYRRLDGMRVKFEDNAAAIVTPEGVPRGTEIRGAIAREAAERWVRLGSIASIVL, encoded by the coding sequence ATGGCAAAGAAAGGTGCAGGTTCCACGAGGGGTCTCAGCCCGGTCAGGCCGACCCGCGCCCTCCCGATAGGCGCTTACCTCAAGGTCGCCGACAACAGTGGCGCCAAGGTGGTTCAGATAATAGGCGTCGTTGGCTACAAGGGGACGAGAAGAAGGCTCGCCTCCGCGGGCGTCGGTGACATGGTGATCGCGACCGTTAAGAAGGGAAGGCCCGACATCAGGCATCAGGTGGTCAGGGCGGTTGTCGTCAGGCAGAGGAAGGAGTACAGAAGGCTGGACGGTATGAGGGTCAAGTTCGAGGACAACGCCGCGGCCATAGTTACCCCGGAGGGTGTTCCGAGGGGAACCGAGATCAGGGGTGCCATAGCGAGGGAGGCGGCCGAGCGCTGGGTCAGGCTCGGAAGTATAGCGAGCATAGTGTTGTGA
- the rplX gene encoding 50S ribosomal protein L24, translating to MKLKTRQPKKQRRFLYNAPLHIRGKIMTATLSPELRKKYGFRSIPIRKGDKVRVMRGDFRGKEGKVVKVDLGRYRIHIEGVTQKKVDGTEVFYPVHPSNVMIIDLNLEDEKREKIINRRAG from the coding sequence ATGAAGTTGAAGACGAGACAACCCAAGAAGCAGAGGAGGTTCCTTTACAACGCTCCCCTTCACATCAGGGGTAAGATAATGACCGCCACCCTGAGCCCCGAGCTCAGGAAAAAGTACGGGTTCAGAAGCATTCCGATAAGGAAGGGCGACAAGGTTCGCGTAATGCGCGGGGACTTCAGGGGTAAGGAAGGCAAGGTCGTTAAGGTCGACCTCGGAAGGTACAGGATACACATCGAAGGGGTCACCCAGAAGAAGGTCGACGGAACCGAGGTGTTCTACCCGGTCCACCCGTCGAACGTTATGATAATCGACCTCAACCTTGAGGACGAAAAGAGGGAGAAGATAATCAACAGGAGGGCTGGATGA
- a CDS encoding 30S ribosomal protein S4e, giving the protein MARKGAKRHLKRLAAPEQWYIPRKAYKWAIRPRPGPHSMKTSIPLLYVVRDYLGYAKTAREARKILNEGRVLVDGKVRKDYKFPVGIMDIVSIPETGEHYRVLPNRIGKLVLHPVDEKEAAIKPLRINNKRMVKGAKVQLNLHDGSNHLVTMDVKDDYRTAYTVLMKVPEREVVKVIPFEVGAYVFVTNGKNVARKGRIVEIRGFPMGWPDVVTIEDENGDLFDTLKEYAFVVGKEKPEISLP; this is encoded by the coding sequence ATGGCGAGGAAAGGAGCCAAAAGACACCTTAAGAGGCTCGCTGCTCCAGAGCAGTGGTACATCCCGAGGAAGGCCTACAAGTGGGCGATCAGACCGAGACCCGGTCCCCACAGCATGAAAACCTCCATACCGCTCCTCTACGTGGTCAGGGACTACCTCGGCTACGCAAAGACCGCCCGTGAGGCCAGGAAGATACTCAACGAGGGCAGGGTGCTCGTTGATGGGAAGGTCAGAAAGGACTACAAGTTCCCGGTTGGAATCATGGACATCGTCTCGATCCCCGAGACCGGGGAGCACTACAGGGTTCTCCCCAACAGGATCGGCAAGCTCGTCCTCCACCCGGTAGACGAGAAGGAAGCCGCCATCAAGCCCCTCAGAATAAACAACAAGCGCATGGTCAAGGGCGCGAAGGTTCAGCTCAACCTCCACGACGGAAGCAACCACCTCGTTACCATGGATGTTAAGGACGACTACAGAACGGCCTACACCGTTCTCATGAAGGTTCCCGAGAGGGAAGTCGTTAAGGTCATTCCCTTTGAGGTGGGGGCCTACGTCTTCGTTACCAACGGTAAGAACGTTGCCAGAAAGGGCAGGATAGTCGAGATCAGAGGGTTCCCCATGGGCTGGCCTGACGTCGTTACGATTGAGGACGAGAACGGGGACCTCTTCGACACGCTGAAGGAGTACGCCTTCGTCGTCGGTAAAGAGAAGCCGGAGATTTCCCTTCCGTGA
- a CDS encoding 50S ribosomal protein L5: MQVNREAILADWEAHPMRKPRIAKVTINIGVGESGERLTRAERMLEGLVGQKPIRRRAKQTNKDFGIRRGEPIAVKVTLRGKKAEEMLRRLLAAVDGRLKARNFDEHGNFCFGIEEHINIPGVEYDPEIGIFGMDVCVTLERPGFRVARRKRRRKKIPSRHKLTKEEGIVFAMEEFKVTVEGL, encoded by the coding sequence ATGCAGGTTAACAGAGAGGCTATCCTTGCAGACTGGGAAGCTCACCCGATGAGAAAACCCCGGATAGCGAAGGTCACCATAAACATCGGGGTTGGCGAGAGCGGTGAGCGTCTAACCAGGGCCGAGAGGATGCTCGAAGGGCTCGTCGGTCAGAAGCCGATAAGGAGGAGGGCAAAGCAGACCAACAAGGATTTCGGAATCAGGCGCGGAGAACCGATAGCCGTCAAGGTCACCCTCCGGGGCAAAAAAGCCGAGGAAATGCTCAGAAGACTCCTCGCAGCGGTGGACGGCAGGCTCAAGGCAAGGAACTTCGACGAGCACGGTAACTTCTGCTTTGGGATAGAGGAGCACATCAACATACCGGGTGTGGAGTACGATCCGGAGATAGGCATCTTCGGTATGGACGTCTGCGTCACCCTCGAGAGGCCCGGTTTCCGCGTTGCGAGAAGGAAAAGGCGGAGGAAGAAGATACCGAGCAGGCACAAGCTGACCAAGGAAGAGGGCATCGTCTTCGCTATGGAGGAGTTTAAGGTTACCGTGGAGGGATTGTGA
- a CDS encoding 30S ribosomal protein S14 — MAKADYNKRKPRKFGKGARRCVRCGQYGPVIRVHGLMLCRHCFREIAPKLGFKKYE; from the coding sequence ATGGCGAAGGCTGATTACAACAAGAGGAAACCCAGAAAGTTTGGGAAAGGAGCCCGGAGATGCGTCCGCTGCGGCCAGTACGGGCCCGTGATCAGGGTACACGGCCTCATGCTCTGCAGGCACTGCTTTAGAGAGATAGCTCCAAAACTGGGCTTTAAGAAATACGAGTGA
- a CDS encoding 30S ribosomal protein S8: protein MTLLDPLANALSHITNSERVGKKEVYLKPASKLMGEVLRVMQENGYIGEFEFIDDGRAGIYRVQLVGKINRAGAIKPRFPVKARDYEAWEKRFLPAFEFGILIVSTSQGVMTHKEAIEKGIGGRLIAYVY from the coding sequence ATGACTTTACTTGACCCGCTGGCAAACGCGCTTTCGCATATAACGAACAGCGAGAGGGTTGGGAAGAAGGAGGTTTATCTGAAACCCGCTTCCAAGCTCATGGGAGAGGTCCTCAGGGTTATGCAGGAGAACGGTTACATCGGCGAGTTCGAGTTCATAGACGATGGAAGGGCCGGCATCTACCGCGTACAGCTCGTGGGGAAGATCAACAGGGCAGGGGCCATAAAGCCAAGGTTCCCGGTGAAGGCGAGGGACTACGAGGCCTGGGAGAAGAGGTTTCTACCGGCCTTCGAGTTCGGTATCCTGATAGTCTCAACCTCCCAGGGAGTCATGACCCACAAAGAGGCAATAGAGAAGGGAATCGGCGGAAGGTTGATAGCCTACGTCTACTGA
- a CDS encoding 50S ribosomal protein L6, translating into MPIDAWVREEVEIPEGVEVTVENNVVKVKGPKGELERELRYPGVRIFTEDGKVVIFKEFPRKRDVAIARTFKAHIANMLKGVTEGFTYRLKVVYSHFPITVKVQGDEVVIENFLGEKNPRRAKILPGVKVKVMGQEVIVEGIDKEAAGQTAANIEQATRITKWDRRVFQDGVYIVEKAGKPIKF; encoded by the coding sequence ATGCCAATAGACGCGTGGGTAAGGGAAGAGGTCGAGATCCCGGAGGGGGTTGAGGTCACCGTAGAGAACAACGTCGTGAAAGTCAAGGGACCCAAGGGCGAGCTTGAGAGGGAACTCAGGTACCCGGGAGTCAGAATATTCACCGAGGATGGTAAGGTCGTGATCTTCAAGGAGTTTCCAAGGAAGCGCGATGTGGCAATAGCGAGGACCTTCAAGGCCCACATAGCGAACATGCTCAAGGGCGTTACGGAGGGTTTCACCTACAGGCTCAAGGTCGTCTACAGCCACTTCCCGATAACCGTTAAGGTTCAGGGGGATGAGGTGGTCATCGAGAACTTCCTCGGTGAGAAGAACCCGCGGAGGGCCAAAATACTTCCGGGCGTTAAGGTCAAGGTCATGGGACAGGAGGTCATCGTTGAGGGCATCGACAAAGAAGCCGCTGGCCAGACCGCTGCAAACATCGAGCAGGCCACCAGGATAACCAAATGGGACAGGCGCGTCTTCCAGGATGGGGTTTACATCGTGGAGAAGGCTGGTAAGCCGATAAAGTTCTGA
- a CDS encoding 50S ribosomal protein L32e, protein MNEKARLLRIRARIKGKKPKFLRQEWWRYPKFRNNPKWRRPKGIDSKMRLKKKGKPRSPSIGWSSPRLVRGLHPSGYEEVLIHNVRELESVDPTRQAVRIAGSVGARKREAILARAKELGVRVLNAR, encoded by the coding sequence ATGAACGAGAAGGCGAGACTCCTTAGGATAAGGGCCAGAATCAAGGGGAAGAAACCCAAGTTCCTCAGGCAGGAGTGGTGGCGCTATCCGAAGTTCAGGAACAACCCCAAGTGGCGCAGACCGAAGGGAATAGACAGCAAGATGAGGCTCAAGAAGAAGGGCAAGCCGAGATCACCGAGCATAGGGTGGAGCTCACCCCGGCTCGTCAGGGGACTTCACCCGAGCGGGTACGAGGAGGTCCTGATTCACAACGTCAGGGAACTCGAGAGCGTTGATCCGACCAGACAGGCGGTGAGGATAGCGGGAAGCGTTGGTGCCAGAAAGAGGGAGGCCATCCTTGCAAGGGCAAAAGAACTCGGTGTGAGGGTCCTTAACGCGAGGTGA
- a CDS encoding 50S ribosomal protein L19e, with the protein MLRMQRRIAADLLKCGENRVWIDPERIDDVAAAITREDIKRLINDGVIKKKPVKGQSRARARAYQEAKKKGRHRGPGSRKGKKTARMGKKERWIRTIRVLRKELRKLKAEGRIDEHTYRRLYIRAKGGQFKNRRQLYLFMKEHDILKE; encoded by the coding sequence ATGCTCAGGATGCAGAGAAGGATTGCCGCTGATCTGTTGAAGTGTGGTGAGAACAGGGTCTGGATAGACCCGGAGAGGATTGATGACGTGGCCGCGGCCATAACCAGAGAGGACATCAAGAGGCTCATCAACGACGGCGTCATCAAAAAGAAACCGGTAAAAGGACAGAGCAGGGCCCGCGCCAGGGCCTATCAGGAGGCCAAAAAGAAGGGTCGCCACAGGGGTCCGGGGAGCAGGAAGGGTAAGAAAACTGCCAGAATGGGCAAGAAGGAGCGCTGGATAAGGACTATCCGCGTCCTGAGGAAGGAACTCAGGAAGCTCAAAGCCGAGGGCAGGATAGACGAGCACACCTACAGGAGGCTCTACATAAGGGCCAAGGGCGGCCAGTTCAAGAACAGGAGGCAGCTCTACCTGTTCATGAAGGAGCACGACATACTGAAGGAGTGA
- a CDS encoding 50S ribosomal protein L18, with amino-acid sequence MAHGPRYRVPFRRRREGKTNYHKRLALLKSGKPRLVVRKTLNHHIAQIIVYDPKGDRTIVSAHTRELMRDFGWKGHGGNTPSAYLLGLLIGYKARRAGVEEAILDIGLHPPTRGSSVFAVLKGAVDAGLSVPHSEEIYPEDYRITGEHVAKYAESLEEDEYRRQFSGYLARSLKPEKLPEHFEEVKARIIERFEGARE; translated from the coding sequence ATGGCACACGGACCGAGGTATAGGGTTCCCTTCAGGAGAAGGAGAGAGGGTAAGACTAACTATCACAAGAGGCTCGCCCTCCTCAAGTCCGGAAAGCCGAGGCTTGTTGTGAGGAAGACCCTCAACCACCACATAGCTCAGATAATCGTCTACGATCCAAAGGGGGACAGGACGATAGTTTCCGCCCACACAAGGGAGCTAATGAGGGACTTCGGCTGGAAGGGACACGGGGGCAACACGCCCTCCGCTTACCTGCTCGGGCTCCTCATAGGCTACAAGGCCAGAAGGGCAGGTGTGGAGGAGGCCATACTGGACATAGGCCTTCACCCGCCCACAAGGGGTTCGAGCGTGTTCGCCGTTTTAAAGGGTGCGGTTGATGCCGGACTTAGCGTTCCCCACAGCGAGGAGATCTACCCCGAGGACTACAGAATAACCGGCGAGCACGTGGCGAAGTACGCCGAATCGCTCGAGGAGGATGAGTACCGGAGGCAGTTTTCGGGATACCTCGCCAGGAGCCTCAAGCCGGAGAAACTCCCCGAGCACTTTGAGGAGGTCAAGGCGCGGATAATCGAGAGGTTTGAGGGGGCGAGAGAATGA
- the rpsE gene encoding 30S ribosomal protein S5, translating to MSDPREITQRVLEEWEPKTKLGRLVKEGQITDIHEIFRKGYQIKEPEIVDVLLPEVNMRENQEVLDIALTVRMTDSGRRIRFRVLAAVGNRDGYVGLGIGHGREVGVAIRKAINYAKLNIIEIKRGCGSWECRCRRPHSIPFAVEGKEGSVRVKLMPGPRGLGLVIGDVGKKILSLAGVQDVWSQSLGETRTTVNFAKAVFNALYNTNRVAVQPGMAEKYGIVVGREMSTNFELE from the coding sequence ATGAGCGATCCAAGGGAGATCACTCAGAGGGTTCTGGAGGAGTGGGAGCCGAAGACCAAGCTCGGCAGGCTCGTCAAGGAGGGCCAGATAACGGACATTCACGAGATATTCCGTAAGGGATACCAGATCAAGGAACCGGAGATAGTTGACGTTCTCCTTCCGGAGGTCAACATGAGGGAGAACCAGGAGGTACTTGACATAGCCCTGACCGTCAGGATGACCGACAGCGGCAGGAGGATAAGGTTCAGGGTTCTCGCTGCCGTCGGCAACAGGGACGGTTACGTGGGCCTTGGCATCGGCCACGGCAGGGAAGTCGGAGTGGCCATCAGGAAGGCCATCAACTACGCAAAGCTGAACATCATCGAGATCAAGCGCGGCTGTGGAAGCTGGGAGTGCAGGTGCAGGAGACCCCACTCAATACCCTTCGCCGTTGAGGGCAAAGAGGGAAGCGTCCGCGTCAAGCTCATGCCCGGACCGAGGGGTCTTGGACTGGTCATAGGTGACGTTGGTAAGAAGATCCTCAGCCTGGCGGGAGTTCAGGACGTCTGGTCGCAGAGCTTGGGTGAGACGAGAACCACCGTGAATTTCGCCAAGGCTGTGTTCAACGCACTCTACAACACCAACCGCGTTGCAGTCCAGCCGGGCATGGCTGAGAAATACGGCATCGTCGTCGGAAGGGAGATGTCGACCAACTTCGAGCTGGAGTGA
- a CDS encoding 50S ribosomal protein L30, which translates to MAKLALIRLRSGIRAGGDVRDTLAMLRLHRINHLVLVNDDPSYRGMIQKVNNYITWGEVNAETLAALIRKRGRLVGNKPVTDDYVREKLGMTIDEFARKVVEGEMELTQIPNLKPVFRLHPPRGGLKGSKKRSFKEGGALGYRGEKINDLIERML; encoded by the coding sequence ATGGCAAAACTCGCACTCATCAGGCTTAGGAGCGGGATAAGGGCCGGGGGTGATGTTAGGGACACTCTGGCCATGCTCCGCCTCCACAGGATCAACCACCTCGTCCTCGTCAATGACGATCCCAGCTACAGGGGAATGATCCAGAAGGTCAACAACTACATCACCTGGGGAGAGGTGAACGCCGAGACCCTCGCGGCACTGATCAGGAAGAGGGGCAGGCTCGTGGGCAACAAACCCGTTACGGATGACTACGTAAGGGAGAAGCTCGGGATGACCATCGACGAGTTCGCCAGAAAGGTCGTTGAGGGCGAGATGGAACTCACCCAGATACCGAACCTTAAGCCCGTCTTCAGGCTCCACCCACCGAGGGGTGGCCTCAAGGGGAGCAAGAAGCGCAGCTTTAAGGAAGGAGGCGCCCTCGGCTATCGTGGCGAGAAAATAAACGACCTCATTGAGAGAATGCTCTGA
- a CDS encoding uL15 family ribosomal protein, with protein sequence MIRRKRKVRKLRGSHTHGWGCKKKHRGGGSKGGRGMAGTGKRKNTKWTWVIKYAPDHLGKRGFHRPKAVQYTPSVINLSDIDENLQLFLDMGIAVEEGGKVIVDVTGLGVDKVLGTGKLTRPIVIKARYVTPKAEEKIRAAGGEVILA encoded by the coding sequence ATGATTAGGAGGAAAAGGAAGGTTAGAAAGCTCCGCGGAAGTCATACTCATGGATGGGGCTGCAAGAAAAAGCACCGCGGCGGTGGTAGCAAGGGCGGCAGGGGAATGGCAGGAACCGGAAAGAGGAAGAACACCAAGTGGACGTGGGTCATCAAATACGCCCCGGACCACCTCGGTAAGAGGGGCTTCCACAGGCCAAAGGCGGTTCAGTATACCCCCTCCGTCATAAACCTCAGCGATATCGATGAGAACCTTCAGCTCTTCCTCGATATGGGTATAGCCGTTGAGGAAGGGGGGAAGGTGATCGTTGACGTCACGGGGCTCGGCGTGGACAAGGTCCTCGGAACGGGGAAGCTCACCAGACCCATCGTCATCAAGGCCCGTTACGTTACCCCGAAGGCTGAAGAGAAGATAAGGGCTGCCGGCGGCGAGGTTATCCTCGCCTGA
- the secY gene encoding preprotein translocase subunit SecY — MSFRNVVFAMERYFPEVERPKRHVPLKEKFMWSGIVLVLYFILAEIPLYGIPSQIQDYFSTLRFVLAGRSGSLLTLGIGPIVTASIIMQLLVGSEIVHLDLSNPEDRRFYQASQKLFAVFMSFFEAAIYVFAGAFGRVDSSLGAFQTTTTPAGTAYIGLGLATLIILQLGFASTMLILLDELVSKWGIGSGISLFIAAGVSQTVITKALNPATTSSYIDPVTGGPAIVGAIPAFIQHLFHGDLTGALYRGTLPDIMDLTATIIVFLVVVYLESMRVEIPLSYGRVTVRGRYPIRFMYVSNIPIILTFALYANIQLWARLLNNFGYTFLGTFDQNGYPLTGLVTYLYPPRDIYHVAADPLRALVYALITIFWAIIFGFLWVELTGLDARSIARQLQKAGLQIPGFRRDPRILERVLNRYIPYVTFWGSFTLAIVAVLADFLGALGTGTGILLTVGILYRLYEEIAREQATEMFPALRKFFSK; from the coding sequence ATGAGCTTCAGGAACGTAGTGTTTGCGATGGAACGGTACTTCCCAGAGGTGGAACGGCCCAAGAGGCACGTCCCGCTCAAGGAGAAGTTCATGTGGAGTGGAATCGTTCTGGTACTCTACTTCATCCTCGCGGAGATCCCCCTCTACGGGATCCCGTCACAGATTCAGGATTACTTCTCCACGCTCAGGTTCGTTCTCGCGGGAAGGAGCGGTTCCCTCCTGACGCTGGGTATCGGCCCAATAGTCACCGCGAGTATTATAATGCAGCTTCTCGTCGGTTCGGAGATAGTCCACCTTGATCTTTCCAATCCGGAAGATAGGAGGTTTTATCAGGCCTCCCAGAAGCTGTTTGCGGTATTCATGAGCTTCTTCGAGGCGGCAATATACGTCTTCGCCGGTGCCTTCGGAAGGGTGGACTCCAGCCTTGGGGCCTTCCAGACGACCACCACACCCGCGGGTACGGCCTACATCGGGCTCGGTCTGGCGACACTAATAATCCTTCAGCTCGGATTCGCCTCGACGATGCTCATCCTCCTCGATGAACTCGTGAGCAAGTGGGGCATCGGGAGCGGTATAAGCCTCTTCATCGCCGCGGGTGTTTCCCAGACGGTCATCACGAAAGCCCTCAATCCAGCAACGACCTCCAGCTACATCGATCCGGTGACGGGTGGCCCGGCTATAGTCGGTGCCATTCCCGCCTTCATACAGCACCTGTTCCATGGTGACCTCACGGGCGCCCTTTACAGGGGAACGCTACCCGATATAATGGACCTCACCGCCACGATAATAGTCTTCCTGGTGGTCGTTTACCTCGAGAGCATGCGCGTTGAGATACCCCTGAGCTACGGCAGGGTCACCGTCCGCGGAAGGTACCCGATAAGGTTCATGTACGTCAGCAACATCCCCATCATACTGACCTTCGCCCTCTACGCCAACATCCAGCTCTGGGCCCGGCTCCTCAACAACTTCGGCTACACCTTCCTCGGGACCTTTGACCAGAACGGTTATCCCCTGACGGGCCTCGTGACCTACCTCTACCCGCCGAGGGACATCTACCACGTTGCGGCCGATCCGCTCAGGGCCCTGGTTTACGCCCTGATAACGATCTTCTGGGCGATAATCTTCGGGTTCCTCTGGGTGGAGCTAACGGGTCTCGACGCGAGGAGTATTGCCAGACAGCTTCAGAAGGCCGGCCTCCAGATTCCGGGATTCAGGAGGGATCCAAGGATACTCGAGAGGGTGCTTAACAGGTACATCCCCTACGTAACGTTCTGGGGATCCTTTACCCTTGCCATAGTGGCGGTGCTGGCGGACTTCCTCGGGGCCCTCGGTACCGGAACAGGAATACTCCTTACGGTCGGAATACTCTACAGGTTATACGAGGAGATAGCCAGAGAACAGGCCACCGAGATGTTCCCGGCCCTCAGGAAGTTCTTCTCCAAGTAA
- a CDS encoding adenylate kinase, with product MSFVVMITGIPGVGKSTITRMALKKTKARFRLVNFGDLMFEEAVKSGLVRHRDEMRRLNPEVQKELQLKVARKIVEIAEREPVLLDTHATIRTPAGYLLGFPREVIEVINPNFIVIIEASPSEILGRRLRDLKRDRDVETEEQIQRHQDLNRAAAVSYAMHSHALIKIIENHEDKGLKEAVHELVEILNLAVGEYA from the coding sequence ATGTCGTTTGTGGTCATGATAACCGGGATTCCGGGGGTCGGTAAAAGCACCATAACAAGGATGGCCCTCAAAAAAACGAAGGCCAGATTCAGACTCGTCAACTTCGGTGATCTGATGTTCGAGGAGGCCGTTAAGTCCGGACTCGTCAGACACAGGGACGAGATGAGGCGGCTGAATCCGGAAGTTCAAAAGGAGCTTCAGCTGAAGGTCGCAAGGAAGATAGTGGAAATAGCCGAGAGGGAACCGGTACTCCTCGATACCCACGCCACCATCAGGACCCCCGCCGGCTACCTGCTCGGGTTTCCCAGGGAGGTTATCGAGGTGATAAACCCCAATTTCATAGTCATAATAGAGGCCTCACCCAGTGAGATACTCGGAAGGCGCCTCCGGGATCTCAAGCGCGACAGAGACGTTGAAACCGAGGAGCAGATACAGCGCCACCAAGATCTGAACCGCGCCGCAGCGGTTAGCTACGCCATGCACTCCCATGCTCTCATAAAGATAATCGAGAACCACGAGGACAAAGGTCTTAAAGAGGCCGTTCATGAACTTGTTGAGATACTGAATCTGGCGGTGGGGGAGTATGCTTGA
- a CDS encoding DUF106 domain-containing protein, with protein sequence MLEGIYGLLDNLFGPMIQAYHPIWVVTVSGIILGAFFTLLNYVLVDQEKIKLLQKKSKEFQKKYREAQESRDEKKLRKLQQEQMELMKLQSEVMKDTMLKVSLLTLPIFWIFFGWLRRWYVEVGIAKAPFNFFLFDWFHGFYHSGLPASELGYVGWYIMTSTVVGYALRKLLDMG encoded by the coding sequence ATGCTTGAAGGTATATACGGTTTACTTGACAATCTGTTCGGACCCATGATACAGGCGTACCACCCGATATGGGTGGTTACCGTATCCGGAATAATACTGGGTGCTTTTTTCACCCTGCTGAACTACGTCCTGGTTGATCAGGAGAAGATTAAGTTACTCCAGAAGAAAAGCAAGGAGTTCCAGAAGAAATACAGGGAAGCACAGGAATCCAGAGACGAGAAGAAACTCAGAAAGCTGCAGCAGGAGCAGATGGAGCTGATGAAGCTCCAGAGCGAGGTAATGAAGGACACGATGCTCAAGGTCAGCCTCCTGACCCTGCCGATATTCTGGATATTCTTCGGATGGCTCAGGAGATGGTACGTCGAGGTGGGAATAGCTAAGGCACCCTTTAACTTCTTCCTGTTCGACTGGTTCCACGGGTTTTACCATTCGGGACTGCCTGCCAGCGAGCTCGGTTACGTGGGCTGGTACATAATGACATCGACGGTAGTCGGCTACGCCCTCAGAAAGCTCCTCGACATGGGTTAA